GAGCCCATTCATTCATCCAtggcatagaaatagaatgaatagaaaggATGTCTCCATTTAattcaatgatggcataatggttGGACTAGACATTTTAAAGTGTAGCCATGCCAGGAAGTAGAAGCAGGAATCTTACCCTTCAATGTGTGCTGTGATTTATTGAGTCAATTCAACTGACATTACGAAAAATACATTGCATTGCATGAGCTACATCAAACTGTTTAGTGTTTATGTTTGTTATTGCAAGTCCGTTTAAACAAATGTATTTGGTGTATACTGCTTATAGTGAAACTACTTACTTCAACATAGATATTATTTATTTCTCTAaacatgatttattaaacatGGCGGCTGAAATGATAAGTGTCGGTGCAAGTTGGAGCACAATGAGAAGTGTAGCGTATTAGTCCTGTGATGCAGCGTATTCAGTGCATATAAACTGATATTTGGAGTAGCCGTCACACACATTCAGTACATCATTAAGGCCAAGGCTGCGGGAAATACGCGTGGTGTCGTGATGCAAATGATTGAAGTTGTCTGAATTCTGTGTCAATGTGTGCGCTCGAGTCCCAGCCAGTGTTTCCTGTGACGCAGTTATTCTTCTGGACCAGACTACGCTAGTGCAAATGTACAGAGACAGGAGAAAATACCCCAACGCGTTGCTTCAATGATGCTAAAGATTTTTTTGCTCAGCATGCCAGAACAATCCATAAGGAATATAGCGGCCAGGTGGTTTCTTCATTATGTAACACAGTTATATGTGCTCTGAGAGGATTAGGATACGAGTCGGCAGATATAGTGGAAAGTAGGCTAAAACGGATTCTGTTCAAAATGATCACAGAACAGAAAATACATCGATTTAGGGGACAATTCACCTACCAAATCACACTTCAACCCTGTCCATAAATATTGATGGGTCCCGTTTaaaggatgggaggttggggaaACCAAAACATTACCTTTCACCTCGTTCCTGGCTTATGTCTACTGTAGTATCAGTAGCCTGCTATACAACAGTAAATAACACACTCCCCATATATTTGGTTTGGACATTGATGGTGAAATATACATTACTTGTAGGCCTATAGGCAGCGGTTACACAATGTTGTGATCTGCAATGCCCTGGTAAAGAGAgtgctctctttctcctttcctcatctcctttcactcttcctctgtctccctctctggctGTAAACAGAAGGGCTGGGTGCAGTCAGTGCACTGGGTCCCCCAGAAAAAAACAAGTTGTTTATCACTTGTCAGGTATTGGGTTTCAtgttaggaatgctgtgtagAAAGGCTGCTGGGAGATGTGAATTTTCACTTTTTTCCTAACCTACTGGGGGGATTGCAGATCACGTTGTTGTTTTACGGTGAGGAACTTTACaaaacagactaacacacacactgcacctgCTCTCAAGAGGATTAAAAACCTATGCACTGATTGGCCAAACATACTCAATCAAGGGTGTGTGTTAAGAAGTATAATGTCAGTGTATTTACTTATGTTTGTGAAATAAGGAATTTCACGTGTGTTTGAACATGACTGGGGTTGCAGaattctgggaactttcaataaattccctggttttctcTGAAATAGTGGTTGGAGTATTCCCAAAATCAGGAGGAATAAGCACGAAAATCCGGAATCCTCCTACTAGGATTTCTGGAAAATGTTGCAACCCTAAGCATGTCTGCTGACTGAGTTGTTTTGTAGATATTGCAGTCATTTCCACGAAGTTGAGCAGAAAGAAAGACCTGGCCCTAAGCTAcggaaggagaggagatgggggaggaggaatggagacagAGGAGTGACATGTATTAGTTTGTTTTTCAAAATCAGGACAAAACAGACCAcagtgggagggaggggggtaagaacagaggaggaggggagacaaCAAAgcaagagagaaggagcagagtggATCCGGTACGAGTTGGCTGTGGCCGGTTATTGCTTGGTTATTTATGGCATtcctgaaaaacaaatgatcagCCGGAGAGAAAGAACAAAGTGTTTACCAAGAAATTACAGGCTTTTCCACATTCTTCCCTCAGCACCACAACGTGACTCGTAGTCAGCATTCCACATGCTCACATTCATTTGTGATTGGCTGGATTTGGAATGCAAATCATTTGAGGCTGAATTGGCCtttatattttgtgtgtgtgacagctgCTGTGTGTATCTATTTGAaggttactctggccttgtgtttgtaggttactctggccttgtgtttgtagtttactctggccttgtgtttgtaggttactctggccttgtgtttgtaggttactctggccttgtgtttgtagtgtactctggccttgtgtttgtagtttactctggccttgtgtttgtaggttactctggccttgtgtttgtagtttactctggccttgtatttgtagtttactctggccttgtgtttgtagtttactctggccttgtgtttgtagtttactctggccttgtgtttgtaggttactctggccttgtgtttgtaggttactctggccttgtgtttgtaggttactttggccttgtgtttgtagtttactctggccttgtgtttgtaggttactctggccttgtgtttgtagtttactctggccttgtgtttgtagattactctggccttgtgtttgtagtttactttagccttgtgtttgtagtttactctggccttgtgtttgtagtttactctggccttgtgtttgtagtttactctggccttgtgtttgtagtttactctggccttgtgtttgtagtttactctggccttgtgtttgtagtttactctggccttgtgtttgtagtttactctggccttgtgtttgtagattactctggccttgtgtttgtagtttactttagccttgtgtttgtagtttactctggccttgtgtttgtaggttactctggccttgtgtttgtaggttactctggccttgtgtttgtaggttactttggccttgtgtttgtagtttactctggccttgtgtttgtaggttactctggccttgtgtttgtagtttactctggccttgtgtttgtagattactctggccttgtgtttgtagtttactttagccttgtgtttgtagtttactctggccttgtgtttgtagtttactctggccttgtgtttgtagtttactctggccttgtgtttgtagtttactctggccttgtgtttgtagtttactctggccttgtgtttgtagtttactctggccttgtgtttgtagtttactctggccttgtgtttgtagtttactctggccttgtgtttgtagattactctggccttgtgtttgtaggttactctggccttgtgtttgtaggttactctgtccttgtgtttgtaggttactctggccttgtgtttggaGTTTactttggccttgtgtttgtagtttactctggccttgtgtttgtagtttactctggccttgtgtttgtagtttactctgtccttgtgtttgtaggttactctgtccttgtgtttgtaggttactctgtccttgtgtttgtaggttactctggccttgtgtttgtaggttactctggccttgtgtttggagtttactctggccttgtgtttgtaggttaTTCTGGCTTTGTGTTTGtagtttactctggccttgtgtttgtagattactctggccttgtgtttgtaggttactctggccttgtgtttgtaggttactctggccttgtgaTTGTAGGTTattctggccttgtgtttgtaggttactctggccttgtgtttgtagtttaCTCTGGCCTTGGGTTTGGAGTTTactttggccttgtgtttgtagattactctggccttgtgtttgtagtttactctggccttgtgtttgtactttactctggccttgtgtttgtactttactctggccttgtgtttgtagtttaCTCTGGCTTTGTTTTTGTAgattactctggccttgtgtttgtaggttactctggccttgtgtttgtaggttactctggccttgtgtttgtagattactctggccttgtgtttgtaggttactctggccttgtgtttgtaggttactctggccttgtgtttgtagtttactctggccttgtgtttgtagtttactctggccttgtgtttgtaggttactttggccttgtgtttgtaggttactctggccttgtgtttgtagtttactctggccttgtatttgtagtttactctggccttgtgtttgtagtttactctggccttgtgtttgtagtttactctggccttgtgtttgtaggttactctggccttgtgtttgtaggttactctggccttgtgtttgtaggttactttggccttgtgtttgtaggttactctggccttgtgtttgtagtttactctggccttgtatttgtagtttactctggccttgtgtttgtagtttactctggccttgtgtttgtagtttactctggccttgtgtttgtaggttactctggccttgtgtttgtaggttactctggccttgtgtttgtaggttactttggccttgtgtttgtagtttactctggccttgtgtttgtaggttactctggccttgtgtttgtagtttactctggccttgtgtttgtagattactctggccttgtgtttgtagtttactttagccttgtgtttgtagtttactctggccttgtgtttgtagtttactctggccttgtgtttgtagtttactctggccttgtgtttgtagtttactctggccttgtgtttgtagtttactctggccttgtgtttgtaggttactctggccttgtgtttgtagtttactctggccttgtgtttgtagattactctggccttgtgtttgtagtttactttagccttgtgtttgtagtttactctggccttgtgtttgtaggttactctggccttgtgtttgtaggttactctggccttgtgtttgtaggttactctgtccttgtgtttgtaggttactctggccttgtgtttggagtttactctggccttgtgtttgtaggttactctggccttgtgtttgtaggttactctgtccttgtgtttgtaggttactctggccttgtgtttggaGTTTactttggccttgtgtttgtagtttactctggccttgtgtttgtagtttactctggccttgtgtttgtagtttactctgtccttgtgtttgtaggttactctgtccttgtgtttgtaggttactctgtccttgtgtttgtaggttactctggccttgtgtttgtaggttactctggccttgtgtttggagtttactctggccttgtgtttgtaggttaTTCTGGCTTTGTGTTTGtagtttactctggccttgtgtttgtagattactctggccttgtgtttgtaggttactctggccttgtgtttgtaggttactctggccttgtgaTTGTAGGTTattctggccttgtgtttgtaggttactctggccttgtgtttgtagtttaCTCTGGCCTTGGGTTTGGAGTTTactttggccttgtgtttgtagattactctggccttgtgtttgtagtttactctggccttgtgtttgtactttactctggccttgtgtttgtactttactctggccttgtgtttgtagtttaCTCTGGCTTTGTTTTTGTAgattactctggccttgtgtttgtaggttactctggccttgtgtttgtaggttactctggccttgtgtttgtagattactctggccttgtgtttgtaggttactctggccttgtgtttgtaggttactctggccttgtgtttgtagtttactctggccttgtgtttgtagtttactctggccttgtgtttgtaggttactttggccttgtgtttgtaggttactctggccttgtgtttgtagtttactctggccttgtgtttgtagtttactctggccttgtgtttgtagtttactctggccttgtgtttgtagtttactctggccttgtgtttgtaggttactctggccttgtgtttgtaggttactctggccttgtgtttgtaggttactttggccttgtgtttgtaggttactctggccttgtgtttgtagtttactctggccttgtatttgtagtttactctggccttgtgtttgtagtttactctggccttgtgtttgtagtttactctggccttgtgtttgtaggttactctggccttgtgtttgtaggttactctggccttgtgtttgtaggttactttggccttgtgtttgtagtttactctggccttgtgtttgtaggttactctggccttgtgtttgtagtttactctggccttgtgtttgtagattactctggccttgtgtttgtagtttactttagccttgtgtttgtagtttactctggccttgtgtttgtagtttactctggccttgtgtttgtagtttactctggccttgtgtttgtagtttactctggccttgtgtttgtagtttactctggccttgtgtttgtaggttactctggccttgtgtttgtagtttactctggccttgtgtttgtagattactctggccttgtgtttgtagtttactttagccttgtgtttgtagtttactctggccttgtgtttgtaggttactctggccttgtgtttgtaggttactctggccttgtgtttgtaggttactctgtccttgtgtttgtaggttactctggccttgtgtttggaGTTTactttggccttgtgtttgtagtttactctggccttgtgtttgtagtttactctggccttgtgtttgtagtttactctggccttgtgtttgtaggttactctggccttgtgtttgtaggttactcctgccttgtgtttgtaggttactctggccttgtgtttggagtttactctggccttgtgtttgtaggttaTTCTGGCTTTGTGTTTGtagtttactctggccttgtgtttgtaggttactctggccttgtgtttgtaggttactctggccttgtgtttgtaggttactctggccttgtgtttgtaggttattctggccttgtgtttgtaggttactctggccttgtgtttgtaggttactctgtccttgtgtttgtaggttactctggccttgtgtttgtaggttactctggccttgtgtttggagtttactctggccttgtgtttgtaggttaTTCTGGCTTTGTGTTTGtagtttactctggccttgtgtttgtagattactctggccttgtgtttgtaggttactctggccttgtgtttgta
The Salvelinus fontinalis isolate EN_2023a chromosome 23, ASM2944872v1, whole genome shotgun sequence genome window above contains:
- the LOC129820802 gene encoding uncharacterized protein LOC129820802 isoform X8 translates to MLTFICDWLDLECKSFEAELAFIFCVCDSCCVYLFEGYSGLVFVGYSGLVFVVYSGLVFVGYSGLVFVGYSGLVFVVYSGLVFVVYSGLVFVGYSGLVFVVYSGLVFVVYSGLVFVVYSGLVFVVYSGLVFVGYSGLVFVGYSGLVFVGYFGLVFVVYSGLVFVGYSGLVFVVYSGLVFVDYSGLVFVVYFSLVFVVYSGLVFVVYSGLVFVVYSGLVFVVYSGLVFVVYSGLVFVVYSGLVFVVYSGLVFVDYSGLVFVVYFSLVFVVYSGLVFVGYSGLVFVGYSGLVFVGYFGLVFVVYSGLVFVGYSGLVFVVYSGLVFVDYSGLVFVVYFSLVFVVYSGLVFVVYSGLVFVVYSGLVFVVYSGLVFVVYSGLVFVVYSGLVFVVYSGLVFVVYSGLVFVDYSGLVFVGYSGLVFVGYSVLVFVGYSGLVFGVYFGLVFVVYSGLVFVVYSGLVFVVYSVLVFVGYSVLVFVGYSVLVFVGYSGLVFVGYSGLVFGVYSGLVFVGYSGFVFVVYSGLVFVDYSGLVFVGYSGLVFVGYSGLVIVGYSGLVFVGYSGLVFVVYSGLGFGVYFGLVFVDYSGLVFVVYSGLVFVLYSGLVFVLYSGLVFVVYSGFVFVDYSGLVFVGYSGLVFVGYSGLVFVDYSGLVFVGYSGLVFVGYSGLVFVVYSGLVFVVYSGLVFVGYFGLVFVGYSGLVFVVYSGLVFVVYSGLVFVVYSGLVFVVYSGLVFVGYSGLVFVGYSGLVFVGYFGLVFVGYSGLVFVVYSGLVFVVYSGLVFVVYSGLVFVVYSGLVFVGYSGLVFVGYSGLVFVGYFGLVFVVYSGLVFVGYSGLVFVVYSGLVFVDYSGLVFVVYFSLVFVVYSGLVFVVYSGLVFVVYSGLVFVVYSGLVFVVYSGLVFVGYSGLVFVVYSGLVFVDYSGLVFVVYFSLVFVVYSGLVFVGYSGLVFVVYSGLVFVDYSGLVFVGYSGLVFVGYSGLVIVGYSGLVFVGYSGLVFVVYSGLGFGVYFGLVFVDYSGLVFVVYSGLVFVLYSGLVFVLYSGLVFVVYSGFVFVDYSGLVFVGYSGLVFVGYSGLVFVDYSGLVFVGYSGLVFVGYSGLVFVVYSGLVFVVYSGLVFVGYFGLVFVGYSGLVFVVYSGLVFVVYSGLVFVVYSGLVFVVYSGLVFVGYSGLVFVGYSGLVFVGYFGLVFVGYSGLVFVVYSGLVFVVYSGLVFVVYSGLVFVVYSGLVFVGYSGLVFVGYSGLVFVGYFGLVFVVYSGLVFVGYSGLVFVVYSGLVFVDYSGLVFVVYFSLVFVVYSGLVFVVYSGLVFVVYSGLVFVVYSGLVFVVYSGLVFVGYSGLVFVVYSGLVFVDYSGLVFVVYFSLVFVVYSGLVFVGYSGLVFVGYSGLVFVGYSVLVFVGYSGLVFGVYFGLVFVVYSGLVFVVYSGLVFVVYSGLVFVGYSGLVFVGYSCLVFVGYSGLVFGVYSGLVFVGYSGFVFVVYSGLVFVGYSGLVFVGYSGLVFVGYSGLVFVGYSGLVFVGYSGLVFVGYSVLVFVGYSGLVFVGYSGLVFGVYSGLVFVGYSGFVFVVYSGLVFVDYSGLVFVGYSGLVFVGYSGLVIVGYSGLVFVGYSGLVFVVYSGLGFGVYFGLVFVDYSGLVFVVYSGLVFVLYSGLVFVLYSGLVFVVYSGLVFVDYSGLVFVGYSGLVFVGYSGLVFVDYSGLVFVGYSGLVFVGYSGLVFVGYSGLVFVVYSGLVFVGYSGLVFVVYSGLVFVDYSGLVFVGYSGLVFVGYSGLVFVVYSGLVFVDYSGLVFVGYSGLVFVGYSGLVFVVYFGLVFVVYSGLVFVVYSGLVLVVYSGLVFVGYSGLVFVGYSGLVFVGYSGLVFGVYFGLVFVGYSGLVFVGYSGLVFGVYSGLVFVDYSGLVFVGYSGLVFGVYFGLVFVVYSGLVFVVYSGLVFVGYSGLVFGVYSGLVFVDYSGLVFVGYSGLVFVVYSGLVFVVYSGLVFVDYSGLVFVGYSGLVFVVYSGLVFVVYSGLVFVVYSGLVFVGYSGLVFVDYSGLVFVGYSGLVFVVYSGLVFVGYSGLVFVVYSGLVFVGYSGLVLVGYSGVFVNLISVFETY
- the LOC129820802 gene encoding uncharacterized protein LOC129820802 isoform X9; translation: MLTFICDWLDLECKSFEAELAFIFCVCDSCCVYLFEGYSGLVFVGYSGLVFVVYSGLVFVGYSGLVFVGYSGLVFVVYSGLVFVVYSGLVFVGYSGLVFVVYSGLVFVVYSGLVFVVYSGLVFVVYSGLVFVGYSGLVFVGYSGLVFVGYFGLVFVVYSGLVFVGYSGLVFVVYSGLVFVDYSGLVFVVYFSLVFVVYSGLVFVVYSGLVFVVYSGLVFVVYSGLVFVVYSGLVFVVYSGLVFVVYSGLVFVDYSGLVFVVYFSLVFVVYSGLVFVGYSGLVFVGYSGLVFVGYFGLVFVVYSGLVFVGYSGLVFVVYSGLVFVDYSGLVFVVYFSLVFVVYSGLVFVVYSGLVFVVYSGLVFVVYSGLVFVVYSGLVFVVYSGLVFVVYSGLVFVVYSGLVFVDYSGLVFVGYSGLVFVGYSVLVFVGYSGLVFGVYFGLVFVVYSGLVFVVYSGLVFVVYSVLVFVGYSVLVFVGYSVLVFVGYSGLVFVGYSGLVFGVYSGLVFVGYSGFVFVVYSGLVFVDYSGLVFVGYSGLVFVGYSGLVIVGYSGLVFVGYSGLVFVVYSGLGFGVYFGLVFVDYSGLVFVVYSGLVFVLYSGLVFVLYSGLVFVVYSGFVFVDYSGLVFVGYSGLVFVGYSGLVFVDYSGLVFVGYSGLVFVGYSGLVFVVYSGLVFVVYSGLVFVGYFGLVFVGYSGLVFVVYSGLVFVVYSGLVFVVYSGLVFVVYSGLVFVGYSGLVFVGYSGLVFVGYFGLVFVGYSGLVFVVYSGLVFVVYSGLVFVVYSGLVFVVYSGLVFVGYSGLVFVGYSGLVFVGYFGLVFVVYSGLVFVGYSGLVFVVYSGLVFVDYSGLVFVVYFSLVFVVYSGLVFVVYSGLVFVVYSGLVFVVYSGLVFVVYSGLVFVGYSGLVFVVYSGLVFVDYSGLVFVVYFSLVFVVYSGLVFVGYSGLVFVVYSGLVFVDYSGLVFVGYSGLVFVGYSGLVIVGYSGLVFVGYSGLVFVVYSGLGFGVYFGLVFVDYSGLVFVVYSGLVFVLYSGLVFVLYSGLVFVVYSGFVFVDYSGLVFVGYSGLVFVGYSGLVFVDYSGLVFVGYSGLVFVGYSGLVFVVYSGLVFVVYSGLVFVGYFGLVFVGYSGLVFVVYSGLVFVVYSGLVFVVYSGLVFVVYSGLVFVGYSGLVFVGYSGLVFVGYFGLVFVGYSGLVFVVYSGLVFVVYSGLVFVVYSGLVFVVYSGLVFVGYSGLVFVGYSGLVFVGYFGLVFVVYSGLVFVGYSGLVFVVYSGLVFVDYSGLVFVVYFSLVFVVYSGLVFVVYSGLVFVVYSGLVFVVYSGLVFVVYSGLVFVGYSGLVFVVYSGLVFVDYSGLVFVVYFSLVFVVYSGLVFVGYSGLVFVGYSGLVFVGYSVLVFVGYSGLVFGVYFGLVFVVYSGLVFVVYSGLVFVVYSGLVFVGYSGLVFVGYSCLVFVGYSGLVFGVYSGLVFVGYSGFVFVVYSGLVFVGYSGLVFVGYSGLVFVGYSGLVFVGYSGLVFVGYSGLVFVGYSVLVFVGYSGLVFVGYSGLVFGVYSGLVFVGYSGFVFVVYSGLVFVDYSGLVFVGYSGLVFVGYSGLVIVGYSGLVFVGYSGLVFVVYSGLGFGVYFGLVFVDYSGLVFVVYSGLVFVLYSGLVFVLYSGLVFVVYSGLVFVDYSGLVFVGYSGLVFVGYSGLVFVDYSGLVFVGYSGLVFVGYSGLVFVGYSGLVFVVYSGLVFVGYFGLVFVGYSGLVFVSYSGLVFVGYSGLVFVGYSGLVFVVYSGLVFVDYSGLVFVGYSGLVFVGYSGLVFVVYSGLVFVDYSGLVFVGYSGLVFVGYSGLVFVVYFGLVFVVYSGLVFVVYSGLVLVVYSGLVFVGYSGLVFVGYSGLVFVDYSGLVFVGYSGLVFGVYFGLVFVVYSGLVFVVYSGLVFVGYSGLVFGVYSGLVFVDYSGLVFVGYSGLVFVVYSGLVFVVYSGLVFVDYSGLVFVGYSGLVFVVYSGLVFVVYSGLVFVVYSGLVFVGYSGLVFVDYSGLVFVGYSGLVFVVYSGLVFVGYSGLVFVVYSGLVFVGYSGLVLVGYSGVFVNLISVFETY
- the LOC129820802 gene encoding uncharacterized protein LOC129820802 isoform X7, encoding MLTFICDWLDLECKSFEAELAFIFCVCDSCCVYLFEGYSGLVFVGYSGLVFVVYSGLVFVGYSGLVFVGYSGLVFVVYSGLVFVVYSGLVFVGYSGLVFVVYSGLVFVVYSGLVFVVYSGLVFVVYSGLVFVGYSGLVFVGYSGLVFVGYFGLVFVVYSGLVFVGYSGLVFVVYSGLVFVDYSGLVFVVYFSLVFVVYSGLVFVVYSGLVFVVYSGLVFVVYSGLVFVVYSGLVFVVYSGLVFVVYSGLVFVDYSGLVFVVYFSLVFVVYSGLVFVGYSGLVFVGYSGLVFVGYFGLVFVVYSGLVFVGYSGLVFVVYSGLVFVDYSGLVFVVYFSLVFVVYSGLVFVVYSGLVFVVYSGLVFVVYSGLVFVVYSGLVFVVYSGLVFVVYSGLVFVVYSGLVFVDYSGLVFVGYSGLVFVGYSVLVFVGYSGLVFGVYFGLVFVVYSGLVFVVYSGLVFVVYSVLVFVGYSVLVFVGYSVLVFVGYSGLVFVGYSGLVFGVYSGLVFVGYSGFVFVVYSGLVFVDYSGLVFVGYSGLVFVGYSGLVIVGYSGLVFVGYSGLVFVVYSGLGFGVYFGLVFVDYSGLVFVVYSGLVFVLYSGLVFVLYSGLVFVVYSGFVFVDYSGLVFVGYSGLVFVGYSGLVFVDYSGLVFVGYSGLVFVGYSGLVFVVYSGLVFVVYSGLVFVGYFGLVFVGYSGLVFVVYSGLVFVVYSGLVFVVYSGLVFVVYSGLVFVGYSGLVFVGYSGLVFVGYFGLVFVGYSGLVFVVYSGLVFVVYSGLVFVVYSGLVFVVYSGLVFVGYSGLVFVGYSGLVFVGYFGLVFVVYSGLVFVGYSGLVFVVYSGLVFVDYSGLVFVVYFSLVFVVYSGLVFVVYSGLVFVVYSGLVFVVYSGLVFVVYSGLVFVGYSGLVFVVYSGLVFVDYSGLVFVVYFSLVFVVYSGLVFVGYSGLVFVVYSGLVFVDYSGLVFVGYSGLVFVGYSGLVIVGYSGLVFVGYSGLVFVVYSGLGFGVYFGLVFVDYSGLVFVVYSGLVFVLYSGLVFVLYSGLVFVVYSGFVFVDYSGLVFVGYSGLVFVGYSGLVFVDYSGLVFVGYSGLVFVGYSGLVFVVYSGLVFVVYSGLVFVGYFGLVFVGYSGLVFVVYSGLVFVVYSGLVFVVYSGLVFVVYSGLVFVGYSGLVFVGYSGLVFVGYFGLVFVGYSGLVFVVYSGLVFVVYSGLVFVVYSGLVFVVYSGLVFVGYSGLVFVGYSGLVFVGYFGLVFVVYSGLVFVGYSGLVFVVYSGLVFVDYSGLVFVVYFSLVFVVYSGLVFVVYSGLVFVVYSGLVFVVYSGLVFVVYSGLVFVGYSGLVFVVYSGLVFVDYSGLVFVVYFSLVFVVYSGLVFVGYSGLVFVGYSGLVFVGYSVLVFVGYSGLVFGVYFGLVFVVYSGLVFVVYSGLVFVVYSGLVFVGYSGLVFVGYSCLVFVGYSGLVFGVYSGLVFVGYSGFVFVVYSGLVFVGYSGLVFVGYSGLVFVGYSGLVFVGYSGLVFVGYSGLVFVGYSVLVFVGYSGLVFVGYSGLVFGVYSGLVFVGYSGFVFVVYSGLVFVDYSGLVFVGYSGLVFVGYSGLVFVVYSGLGFGVYFGLVFVDYSGLVFVVYSGLVFVLYSGLVFVLYSGLVFVVYSGLVFVDYSGLVFVGYSGLVFVGYSGLVFVDYSGLVFVGYSGLVFVGYSGLVFVGYSGLVFVVYSGLVFVGYFGLVFVGYSGLVFVSYSGLVFVGYSGLVFVGYSGLVFVVYSGLVFVDYSGLVFVGYSGLVFVGYSGLVFVVYSGLVFVDYSGLVFVGYSGLVFVGYSGLVFVVYFGLVFVVYSGLVFVVYSGLVLVVYSGLVFVGYSGLVFVGYSGLVFVGYSGLVFGVYFGLVFVGYSGLVFVGYSGLVFGVYSGLVFVDYSGLVFVGYSGLVFGVYFGLVFVVYSGLVFVVYSGLVFVGYSGLVFGVYSGLVFVDYSGLVFVGYSGLVFVVYSGLVFVVYSGLVFVDYSGLVFVGYSGLVFVVYSGLVFVVYSGLVFVVYSGLVFVGYSGLVFVDYSGLVFVGYSGLVFVVYSGLVFVGYSGLVFVVYSGLVFVGYSGLVLVGYSGVFVNLISVFETY